One part of the Planctomycetota bacterium genome encodes these proteins:
- a CDS encoding amidohydrolase family protein, protein MIRGRHFRTGRCISVGVRDGRIESVRGGSGGPWVGPGFVDLQVNGYRGLDFNALPVPEDLPGRVTRELWREGVTSYCPTIITGSPEAIEEAVRAVARACTRDPDAAAGIAGIHLEGPFISPEDGPRGAHDRAFVRPPDWNLFERWQRAAEGRIRIVTMSPEYPGSADFIRRLAAAGVIVSIGHTAATPEQIREAARAGARMSTHLGNGAHLTLPRHPNYLWEQLALDDLAACVIADGFHLPDSVLKVVLRAKAGRAMLVSDAVHLAGLAPGEYRTPVGGRVVLTPEGRLHLADQPALLAGSAQMLRAGVEHLVRRGLCPLGEAWEMASTRPAQVLGLPAHLGLWKGAPADVVLLEERDGRLEVRETWKGGRRVFAAD, encoded by the coding sequence GTGATCCGCGGTCGCCACTTCCGCACCGGCCGCTGCATCTCCGTGGGGGTGCGGGACGGCCGCATCGAGTCCGTGCGGGGCGGGTCCGGGGGCCCCTGGGTGGGACCGGGATTCGTGGATCTCCAGGTCAACGGGTATCGGGGCCTGGACTTCAACGCGCTGCCGGTTCCGGAGGACCTTCCCGGGCGCGTTACCCGCGAGCTGTGGCGGGAGGGCGTGACGTCCTACTGCCCGACGATCATTACCGGCAGCCCCGAGGCGATCGAAGAAGCGGTCCGCGCCGTGGCGCGTGCCTGCACGCGGGATCCGGACGCGGCGGCCGGCATCGCGGGGATCCACCTGGAAGGTCCCTTCATCTCCCCGGAGGACGGCCCGCGGGGGGCGCATGATCGGGCTTTCGTCCGCCCGCCGGACTGGAATCTTTTCGAGCGCTGGCAGCGCGCGGCCGAAGGGCGGATCCGGATCGTCACGATGTCTCCCGAATATCCGGGATCCGCGGACTTCATCCGCCGCCTCGCCGCCGCGGGGGTGATCGTCTCGATCGGCCACACGGCGGCCACGCCGGAGCAGATCCGGGAGGCCGCCCGGGCCGGGGCGCGGATGTCCACGCATCTGGGCAACGGCGCCCACCTGACCCTTCCGCGACACCCCAACTATCTGTGGGAACAGCTCGCGCTGGACGATCTGGCGGCGTGCGTCATCGCGGACGGCTTTCATCTGCCGGATTCGGTGCTCAAGGTCGTCCTGCGCGCCAAAGCGGGTCGGGCGATGCTGGTGAGCGACGCGGTGCATCTGGCGGGGCTGGCGCCGGGCGAGTACCGGACGCCCGTGGGCGGCCGGGTCGTCCTGACGCCCGAGGGCCGCCTCCATTTGGCGGACCAGCCGGCGCTTCTGGCGGGATCGGCGCAGATGCTGCGGGCGGGGGTGGAGCACCTGGTGCGGCGCGGGCTGTGCCCTCTGGGCGAGGCCTGGGAGATGGCGTCCACCCGGCCCGCGCAGGTGCTCGGGCTTCCGGCGCACTTGGGGCTCTGGAAGGGGGCCCCGGCGGACGTCGTTCTGCTGGAAGAGCGCGATGGGCGGCTCGAGGTGCGGGAGACCTGGAAGGGGGGCCGCCGGGTTTTCGCGGCGGACTGA
- a CDS encoding Gfo/Idh/MocA family oxidoreductase, giving the protein MSARGVAVVGSGSIAEQHLAALRELPEVRLVGVSSRTEARARAAGERFGCRWTTDYRALLGDPEVDLVDVVTSSGSHARIALEALGAGKHVLVEKPMAMNASEARRMLEEARARRRVLSVVSQRRFEEQHAAVRRALEAGLLGRLLLVEASVPYYRTQAYYDSADWRGTIAEDGGALMNQGIHSVDLMLWFAGPARSVIGRTATQTHRMEAEDLALGIVSFESGAWGTVMATTSAQPGFAPALRLYGEKGTIWLEGASITHWTVPGAPEPPRSGGEASAGVRDPRLSHHRFHQAQIRDVLEAIERGRPPAVTAEDGFRAVALVEALYASAARGGEQRVEAP; this is encoded by the coding sequence ATGAGCGCGCGCGGGGTGGCCGTCGTCGGAAGCGGATCGATCGCCGAGCAGCATCTGGCCGCGCTGCGGGAGCTTCCGGAGGTGCGGCTGGTGGGGGTTTCCTCGCGCACGGAAGCGCGGGCGCGCGCGGCGGGCGAACGGTTCGGCTGCCGCTGGACGACCGATTACCGCGCGCTTCTGGGCGACCCGGAAGTGGATCTCGTGGACGTCGTCACGAGCAGCGGCTCGCACGCGCGGATCGCGCTGGAGGCCCTGGGGGCCGGGAAGCACGTCCTGGTCGAGAAGCCCATGGCCATGAACGCGTCGGAGGCGCGCCGGATGCTCGAGGAAGCCCGCGCCCGCCGGCGGGTCCTTTCGGTGGTCTCGCAACGGCGCTTCGAGGAGCAGCACGCGGCGGTGCGGCGGGCGCTGGAGGCGGGACTTCTGGGGCGCCTGCTTCTCGTCGAGGCGTCGGTGCCCTACTACCGCACGCAGGCCTACTACGATTCGGCGGACTGGCGCGGCACGATCGCCGAGGACGGCGGAGCGCTCATGAACCAGGGCATCCATTCGGTGGACCTCATGCTGTGGTTCGCGGGGCCGGCGCGGTCGGTGATCGGTCGGACGGCGACGCAGACCCACCGGATGGAGGCGGAAGACCTGGCCCTGGGAATCGTGAGCTTTGAGAGCGGCGCCTGGGGAACCGTGATGGCCACGACGAGCGCGCAGCCGGGATTCGCGCCGGCGCTGCGGCTGTACGGGGAGAAGGGCACGATCTGGCTGGAGGGCGCCTCGATTACGCACTGGACGGTGCCCGGGGCGCCCGAGCCGCCGCGCTCGGGGGGCGAGGCGAGCGCGGGCGTGCGCGACCCCCGGCTGAGCCATCATCGTTTCCATCAGGCGCAGATCCGCGACGTGCTCGAGGCGATCGAACGGGGACGTCCGCCGGCGGTCACCGCGGAGGACGGATTCCGGGCGGTGGCGCTGGTCGAGGCGCTGTACGCGTCGGCGGCTCGGGGAGGGGAGCAAAGGGTGGAGGCTCCGTGA
- a CDS encoding sugar phosphate isomerase/epimerase family protein yields MIFDRLSVLTDEVSDRFTEALDWAVRRGFRHVEVRMVDGVNVSNLSDAEVERAAREVRSRGLAVSAIASPLFKCALDPARPVQSGDLFGSQEEDLAAHFEKLPRTMRIARALGTRRIRVFSFWREREPARHFDEIVGHLRRAAQAAEREGMLLLQENETACNGGYAEEVAAIVRAVGSPAMRVLWDPGNETYGGRSAYPEGYAHVRGLLAHVHLKDAVLDPDGKPRCVPIGRGRTPLRDQILALERDGYRGIYTLETRYTPEGGTPMQGTEETLEGLRRLLEGAR; encoded by the coding sequence ATGATCTTCGATCGCTTGAGCGTTCTGACGGACGAAGTTTCCGACCGCTTCACGGAAGCGCTGGACTGGGCGGTCCGCCGGGGGTTCCGGCACGTGGAAGTCCGGATGGTGGACGGCGTGAACGTCTCGAACCTGTCGGACGCCGAGGTGGAGCGGGCGGCGCGGGAAGTGCGGTCCCGGGGCCTGGCGGTTTCGGCGATCGCCTCGCCGCTGTTCAAGTGCGCGCTGGATCCCGCGCGGCCCGTCCAGAGCGGCGACCTCTTCGGCAGCCAGGAGGAGGATCTGGCCGCGCACTTCGAGAAGCTTCCGCGCACGATGCGGATCGCCCGGGCGCTCGGCACCCGCCGGATCCGGGTGTTCTCGTTCTGGCGGGAACGGGAGCCCGCGCGCCATTTCGACGAGATCGTCGGGCATCTCCGCCGCGCGGCGCAGGCGGCCGAGCGGGAGGGGATGCTTCTGCTTCAGGAAAACGAGACCGCCTGCAACGGCGGGTACGCCGAGGAGGTCGCCGCGATCGTCCGCGCGGTGGGGAGTCCCGCGATGCGCGTCCTCTGGGATCCGGGCAACGAGACGTACGGGGGGCGCTCGGCGTATCCCGAGGGGTACGCCCACGTCCGGGGGCTGCTGGCGCACGTCCATCTGAAGGACGCGGTCCTCGATCCGGACGGAAAGCCGCGGTGCGTTCCGATCGGCCGGGGACGCACCCCCTTGAGGGATCAGATCCTGGCCCTGGAGCGGGACGGGTACCGCGGGATCTACACGCTCGAGACCCGGTACACGCCGGAAGGGGGAACGCCGATGCAGGGGACGGAGGAGACGCTGGAGGGGCTCCGGCGGCTCCTGGAGGGAGCGCGATGA
- a CDS encoding serine/threonine-protein kinase, which produces MENRVLGRCRLVRKLGQGGMGVVWLARHETLDKDVAVKVLPAGFAADPEAVQRFLREARAAARIDHPNVVPVLDAGSADGVHYIVMAYVEGTDLQKVLARKGRLSVGDALAIAKKVAQALGAAHRLGLVHRDIKPSNILVTRQSRVMVTDFGLAREVGAGATVTAADEIVGTPQFLSPEQARGERIDGRSDLYSLGATLYALLAGRPPYGTGSAVSIALKHADPNERPEPLRSIVPDVPAEVESLVEKLMAKRPEDRFQTADEVVAAVDRIKRGGGGTLVTVTEDKVLTPRRRRRLLLAGAGVGVAALVAVVFFLAVLGPGPAERAFRAAGAARTEAERILRYKEVAQRFPGTEWAERAGREAEALRRKALDREIEEALAPAPGGKGAPGAALARLDLVRARYPENAAEIDRRERDLHRARLLERTRDFAERVKTLRRGEGHRLQDFVSPEVRRKVGEGGVGAWLGFVVGLIHEWAGRPERIEVLEEGLEIENRKTASVRYRAVLYNERRQERFTQSGRVHWVWQEGDWYLAEKAVEAEK; this is translated from the coding sequence ATGGAAAACCGGGTGCTCGGCCGCTGCCGCCTGGTGCGCAAGCTCGGGCAGGGCGGCATGGGCGTCGTCTGGCTGGCCCGCCACGAGACGCTCGACAAGGACGTGGCCGTCAAGGTCCTTCCGGCGGGCTTCGCCGCCGATCCGGAGGCCGTCCAGCGGTTCCTCCGCGAGGCCCGCGCCGCCGCGCGCATCGACCATCCGAACGTGGTCCCCGTTCTCGACGCGGGCTCGGCCGACGGCGTCCACTACATCGTCATGGCCTACGTCGAGGGGACCGATCTTCAGAAGGTTCTGGCCCGCAAGGGAAGGCTGAGCGTGGGGGATGCCCTGGCGATCGCCAAGAAGGTGGCGCAGGCCCTCGGCGCGGCCCACCGCCTGGGCCTCGTGCACCGCGACATCAAGCCGTCCAACATTCTCGTCACGCGCCAGAGCCGGGTGATGGTGACCGACTTCGGCCTGGCCCGCGAGGTCGGCGCCGGCGCCACCGTCACGGCCGCCGACGAGATCGTGGGGACGCCCCAGTTTCTCTCGCCGGAGCAGGCGCGCGGCGAACGAATCGACGGCCGGTCGGACCTCTATTCCCTCGGCGCGACGCTCTACGCGCTCCTGGCGGGACGGCCGCCTTATGGAACGGGCAGCGCCGTCTCGATCGCCCTCAAGCATGCCGATCCGAACGAGCGGCCGGAACCCCTGCGCTCGATCGTCCCGGACGTGCCGGCCGAAGTCGAGAGCCTCGTCGAGAAGCTCATGGCCAAGCGGCCGGAGGACCGGTTCCAGACGGCCGATGAGGTCGTGGCGGCCGTGGACCGGATCAAGCGGGGCGGCGGAGGGACGCTCGTGACGGTGACGGAGGACAAGGTCCTCACGCCGCGGCGGCGCCGGCGGCTCCTCCTGGCGGGGGCGGGCGTGGGGGTGGCGGCGCTGGTGGCGGTGGTCTTTTTCCTCGCGGTCCTGGGACCGGGCCCCGCGGAGCGCGCGTTCCGCGCCGCGGGGGCCGCCCGGACGGAGGCGGAAAGGATTCTCCGCTACAAGGAGGTCGCGCAGCGCTTCCCGGGCACCGAATGGGCCGAGCGGGCCGGGCGCGAAGCGGAGGCGCTGCGCCGGAAGGCTTTAGACCGCGAAATCGAGGAGGCCCTCGCTCCCGCGCCGGGAGGAAAAGGGGCGCCGGGCGCGGCGCTGGCCCGCCTGGACCTCGTCCGGGCGCGCTATCCCGAGAATGCCGCCGAGATCGACCGGCGCGAACGGGACCTCCACCGGGCGCGGCTCCTGGAGCGCACGCGCGACTTCGCCGAGCGCGTCAAGACGCTGCGACGGGGGGAAGGGCATCGGCTCCAGGATTTCGTCAGCCCGGAGGTCCGGCGCAAGGTCGGCGAAGGCGGCGTGGGAGCGTGGCTCGGTTTCGTGGTGGGACTGATTCACGAATGGGCCGGGCGCCCCGAGCGGATCGAAGTGCTCGAAGAGGGGCTCGAGATCGAGAACCGCAAGACGGCCAGCGTCCGGTACCGCGCGGTCCTGTACAACGAACGGCGTCAGGAACGTTTCACGCAGTCCGGACGGGTTCACTGGGTCTGGCAGGAAGGGGACTGGTATCTCGCCGAAAAGGCCGTCGAGGCGGAGAAATAG
- a CDS encoding MraY family glycosyltransferase: MIAQLNYPQLWMLVLAWFVADLATPLVIHLCRRFGALDHPHGHKTHREPTPILGGLAVYAAFAAGLFSILRFPDYAAHTDILAIVLGGLGVMILGMIDSFRPLWAPAKLAVLVLATLLLARFGVRITLTGVPAADLALTVLWVAGVASAMNSIDNTDGAATGVAAVAALWTLYVAWYTEPYGQPRVSYVAVALLGACLGFLRYNFRPARIFLGDSGSLLLGFLLAALTVQAGWARGDAVKAVAVPCAILCVPLYDITLTTILRVRRGIVRGPLQAIVYCGRDHLAHRLMALGLSPREAVLVLYLFGMVGGALGVILARPEVGPGLYLPVLAVSAAVLGALGWILDRAPVYEAPARGSALAPSAPAAGVDA, from the coding sequence GTGATCGCGCAGCTTAACTACCCCCAGCTCTGGATGCTCGTCCTGGCCTGGTTCGTGGCCGACCTGGCGACGCCCCTCGTCATTCACCTGTGCCGGCGGTTCGGCGCCCTGGACCATCCCCACGGACACAAGACCCACCGGGAACCCACTCCGATCCTCGGCGGCCTGGCCGTCTACGCGGCGTTCGCGGCGGGACTTTTTTCCATCCTGCGTTTTCCCGACTACGCGGCCCACACGGACATCCTGGCCATCGTCCTCGGAGGGCTGGGGGTCATGATCCTGGGCATGATCGACAGCTTCCGGCCCTTGTGGGCGCCGGCGAAGCTCGCGGTGCTCGTCCTGGCCACCCTTCTTCTGGCCCGCTTCGGCGTCCGCATCACGCTGACGGGTGTTCCCGCCGCCGATCTGGCCCTCACGGTTCTCTGGGTGGCCGGCGTCGCGAGCGCCATGAATTCGATCGACAACACGGACGGCGCCGCCACGGGCGTCGCGGCCGTGGCGGCGCTCTGGACCCTGTACGTGGCCTGGTACACGGAGCCTTACGGACAGCCGCGCGTCAGCTACGTGGCCGTGGCGCTCCTGGGCGCGTGCCTGGGGTTTCTCCGTTACAACTTCCGGCCGGCCCGCATCTTCCTGGGGGATTCGGGATCGCTTCTCCTCGGGTTCCTCCTGGCCGCGCTCACGGTCCAGGCCGGCTGGGCCCGCGGAGACGCCGTGAAGGCCGTGGCCGTTCCCTGCGCGATCCTCTGCGTGCCGCTCTACGACATCACCCTGACCACGATCCTCCGCGTGCGCCGCGGCATCGTCCGGGGTCCCCTCCAGGCGATCGTCTACTGCGGGCGCGACCATCTGGCCCATCGTCTCATGGCGCTGGGGCTCTCCCCGCGGGAGGCGGTCCTGGTCCTCTATCTTTTCGGAATGGTCGGCGGCGCCCTCGGCGTGATCCTGGCCCGTCCCGAAGTGGGGCCGGGCCTCTATCTCCCGGTCCTGGCCGTGTCCGCGGCGGTTCTCGGAGCGCTCGGCTGGATCCTCGACCGCGCCCCCGTGTACGAGGCGCCCGCCCGCGGCTCCGCCCTGGCCCCTTCCGCCCCCGCCGCCGGGGTCGATGCGTGA